The genomic segment TTTGTTGTCTAACTGAATGAATTCTTGATCCTGTTTACTAGGCTACAAGCTGATCGTGTTGCATCTGCTAGAGCCAGGCTCTTCTAACTGAATGATCAATTGAATCGATTTCAGGATTTGATTTCAAACACTCACCGGATGTCACGGCAGAACCAGATATGGTGCTGCAACAGGCTTTTCCATCATCTCAGGTGGTGATTCTTTGACAAGAGACTGCACCCATGACAAGTCGGGCTCCTCCCCGTCGTTGCTGAGTTCAAAAGAAGATGACCTCTTCAGATAAACATGATTGTTTCCACTAAAGGACGACCAATCAGCTTTTTCATGGGGAGATCCCCATTTAGACAAAGCAGCCACAGGAGATCCAACGGTGGGGGCACGGTTGGATCCAAGATCTCGGGAGCTGAGGCTACGCATCTGTAGCTGCTGTTTCTCACGAGGTGAAAGAGCAGAGAATCGGGCACTCATCGGTGATGCAGATTCCAAGTTTCTCGGGGACTGAACACCAAGAGAAACCTGCAGTAGAgggtgttcaatatttctagGAGAGAATGCTTTAGTATTAACAGGTGATAAAATGTTCTGCTGCTGTTGAAACTGATTAAGAACAGCTGATTTGTGGGTGGGAGAAAAAACACCAGAAGTAGCTGCCTGGTCAGAAGAAAATCTAGGGGATAGAGCAAGCTCGGCCATAAAGAGATCTTCAAGATTTGAAGGAGTGAGAGATGATTTAGATCTCGCAGACTGATTCAACAAAGCAGAATTGGGATGTGGCTGCGAAAAACATGCTAAATCATTCATAACGAATTGCTGCACATCAAAATCCTGCAACAGATTATATTCCTCAAGTGGAATATCTCGGGCACTAAGAGAAGATCTTAGGCGACTGGACTGCAGATTGCTACCAGATAGATTAAGGGTCGGGACATTTGGCTGAGGCCAAGGTGCAGATGAATGCGACATTCCATTTGCTGTAGGGGACATGCTCTGATTAAACACAGGAGACATCACGGAATGTGATGATGGTGAACCAGGCAAAAGGCTTAAAGCTGTAGCCATGTCCATGAAACTAGCAGCAGAGGCAGTAGACATGGGTGAAGGAACACCAGATCCAGTAGAACCATACAAAGGACGAAGCTCCTCTTGAGTGTGCGCAAAAAAACACACCTGTCTGGCACAGCTAGTGCCATCTTTACAGAGTCTTGTTCGATACTGAGCAGGATGCAGCCAACATTCAAATACACCATGTGCATACTCACACATGTCTCCTCGCCGACAAGAACCCTTCCGAAAATCAGGACAAGGAACACAACTGTAATGAAACTTCCGAGGATCCCTCCTGCGAGCATTTTCTCCAGGGTGGACAAAAGGACATTCGGTCCAATCATGAGAATAGGCTCTTGAACAAGGCCTGACCTTGAATGAGAACATGCGGAACTCGTCAGTTGAATAGATACTATTCCGAATGTCGGGCAGAGATGGGTCCACAGGATATTGTTTCTTCTCAGACACATAATTAGCAGGAATATCGCTGGATTTTAAGGCTATAGGAGTATATATAGAGTTGGATGGCGATGATGGAGAAATGCTCTCTTGGTTTGACGATAAAATAGGTGAGGATGCATTCGAACTACATACAGAGACACCACTGTTGCCTTCGCCAACTGATCCATCAGAAATATTGTTCAAGAGCAATTCCTCGAGAGCAGCCCTGGCACCAAGAAGCTTTGGAGGGGCAACAACCACATCGACAGGGCGGCAGCCATCTATATCCTCAACGTTAGGATCAGCACCAGCAGATAATAGTAGTTTCACAACATCAAATACATGGATAGAGCCACCATAAGCAGCACAATGAAGAGCAGTCCACTTGTCTTTACCGCAAGACTTGTTCAAATCAACCTCTGGCAAAGCAACTATCAACTTCAACACATCCACACTACCATAAGTAGCTGCTACCATCAGCAATGTTCTTTCTTCCTCGCTAATTTGCTTTGAACCTTTCTTCCGAACAAACCAAGGCCCGGTTTCATCAACTGCCGACAAATCGAACTCGATGTACCTCTTGAAAGATTCGAGGTCATTGTTCGCAGCATATTCAAGTACACTGGAAAAGGAATCTTCAGTCTCAACAGATAGATTACTCATGTCCTGCATTTTATTCAATTCAAAATCAGCAGCCATTTGGGTGGTAGAAAAACTTTAATTTGATTGCTCCTGCCCACTGCACATAGTCCAATCAACTACTGAACAACCAAGATCTATCTGGATCAAATGGAAATAAACAGATATCAATGGCCCCCAACCCCAAAGAGTAAATATAATTGACTGATTTTAAAATAGAGGCGCGTGATTTCTTATTATGTTATCGGTCATAATTTTTTCATTCCAAATGGTATCATATTATGTTCCACATGAATGAGAACGACAACTCTTTGTGAGATAAAGTAATAGCCATAcatcatacatatatacatctgAATCAGAAAATTTTGTAACTTCGGTGATAAACAGCTCTGTCAGTATTGAAAAATAAGTGATAAATACCATACAAAAACAACATGTAAAGTACTTGTTATGTTGTGATAAAGTAGGTATGAACCAAATTAACAAAAAGAAGAACAGCTAAAGTAAAGAAAACTTGATAAATATAAAAAGCAGGTAACAAAAGGGTCTACTCCAATCCGGTCGCATGGGGTAACAAAATCACACCCGTGTCAACCCAAGAATCTTAGGCTAGGTGCTATTTTACGTCTTCAAAAATAGTTACCAATCTTGAAGACTCCCtctttatttataaattaagaaaaattataGAATAGAGAAGCAAACCAATATTGTATCACCACCAAACCGATGCAAAATATGGCACATTAAGCATCTTACTTCCAAACATTAAATTACGTTTAAAACTGAAAATATTTTGCTTTTTCCACCAAAAATATCCCATGAAAAATCGAATCTTCGGTCCTAAATACATTCGAACCTAATATACACACCACCGATTCATTTAAATAATGATTACGGGGCTATCCATACAGCTCAGCGACATCAAAAGATTTAATTCGGAACAAAGGTCGTCAAATCATTGAAAATACAAGTAGCGAAATAGATTTCAAAATTAACAGTGCACTTCCATGCAGCAGAATTTATAGGAAAATCAAACATTTTGGTAAACGGGAGAATCTATATCAGGGCGAACTGAATAAATGGTTTATCACATCAAACAGGAAATTGGAGTCAACCCTACTCAACAAATCAGCTGAACAccaaaaaaagaataaaataaatgaGCAAGCCCAGCACATAAAACTCACCGATGATCCCAAAAACAGAGCTTTAACCAAGATCTACTGAAGGGGTCGTTTCAATCAACCTTTTTATCCATCTATTAGTTGAAGAGGgaaaaaaataatgataaaaaacaCAAATCAAAGAAAGCAGAAGTTTCAAGATATGCGATCTTCATGGCACAGATTTGCAACTCAAAAATACAGCAGGGGAAGTCTTTTCCAACGTACCCATCGATAGATACAGTGCgagtatgtatgtatatgcgGGAAAAAGgagaaaatatagagagaaagcGACAGGAGGGAGGCCTGTAATGCAGAGTAGTGTGAGAAAGCGATGCTTTTAGGCGTAGAGAGGAGCGGTTTTGAAATCGAAATgaaattgaaattgaaattgaaACTGAAATGAAATTGAAATgcagaatgatattgaaattCACGCGAAATGTGAGTCAAATATGAGGGAGGTGAGAAATGTGGGGCCGGAAAGCAAGGAAAATTGGATTAGGAGGGTTATAGCACTAAGGCTGTGTTTGGTTGCCTTCATTCGATTACAAtcctatttaattttaatttttttttcatattttcaatATTAACATTCTAAAAATGCCCATAAAATTTGTAAAAATTGCTTGAAActtgttttattatttaaaaataattaaaaaatgatTATGAGTTTTTTATTCTAAAAATGCCCATAAAATTTGTAAAAATTGCTTGAAActtgttttattatttaaaaataattaaaaaattattatgagttttttatttacaaaattATGCTTGTTTTAATATACGCAAACACTATAAAatggtttaattaattaaaattttgtgcttTATTATCAtgagatatatataattaattattattaacttTGTATTATTCTTAATATTTTCCTCTTTGTATATCATTTTAACAAGTAAGtcttcacaaatctttatctgtgagacggatcaaccctatcgatattcacaacaaaaattaatactcttaacataaaaaataatattttttcattgatgacacaaataagagatccgtctaatAAAacacgactcgtgagaccgtcgcacacaaatttttactcatttaaccatttaataaaattggTGTGTGGCATGACATCCATTTGCTTTCCGTTATCAATTGTTGATATTATTCCTTATTTAGAGTACCATTTAATTTTGTGTTTGATAGTTATAAAATGAATTTCAATTATCTTCAATTATATAAAACAGTattttgcatgtttatatgaaatgcataataaaatattaGCCACTATGCACACAATACGTGTATacaaaatagtaaaataatacCCTCGATGTATGTTGGGAtcgaaaaaattataatatgcaATGGAAATCATTAATATTACATACAAACAAACTAATCCAAACAATACCTTGTTGTTGGAGTTGGTCAAGTCAAAATGATGGAGGAGGGGTCCCGGATTTGAGTTGAACATTAAAGTTTTCAACAATTGGGTGTTGGAGTCCGCAATGACGCGAAGTGGAAGGTACGAACTGCAGGCATTGGTCAATTTTGGTTCATTACGAATATCTTGTTTGGGAAAAAAGAAAGGGCaagaatttataaataaattcacttaaaattattattttatatatatatatatatatatatatataattttttttaaaacaaatcaaTTTTTGTGTTCTATGTATTAAAATGTGACGTTTTCGGTTGTTTATATTTATTGAATCAATTAtgattttataattatattttaataattaattttagtcatttttctaAAGTgtgtaattaaattattaatattagtgtaaatttttttaattatttttttataaatacatgattaaaaaaaattgtgacaTTCATGTATGTTTAATATCGTAATCATTAAATTTAACAATAGTAacttaattatattattttattaaaaagaactcaagttattttttaaaacataattaaaagatagtaattaattcaataaaaatacaaaattaaaaatatcatacctcaatattaaaattaaaattgtaTCTTAATTATTTAATGATTTAATTAACCGAGTGAGCTCGTGTAATAGAACACGTACATTCGGAATTGAAATCGTAGAACGATTTTGAATAACTGATCCCTGACTtcgtctttttttcttttttgaaatATCGAGAGCGTTtgcaaaaatgttatgtttttagataaataattaaatttataaattgttCAAAAATGAACAGTATTTGAAAAAGAAATCGAAATGTTTCTAAGATACAACGACCGATAAATAAgtgaatttaattttttttgaaaattgatGTAAATGGTAATTTTGATTGTCACCAACCAACCGTACACACCTTCAATATGAACGAAAGggattatttcatcctacccTTGCAGGCAGTGCTTGCAGAGATACATCCAAGAGCCGGAATTTTTTCTggcctaatttttttttcccatgAAGTAGAATCCCAACCAtctcttactatttattaaggctgagtaggttagagtaacttctttggtctgttttttaaaatacctaAAATACCCTTCACCTCCACTCTCTACattactaattatatatattaataaagtgttaaaaaataaaagcaagTCACATGTAGTTTAGAGGATAAAGCCTATGTTTCTTAATCATGAGGTTGTAGGTTCAATTTTTGCTTGGgtcttttttattcttttttaatttattttttagttcatatatcaaaattacaatgtagccactcattatttcttataaatatattttgatccttatttaaatataaatcaaataaattataaaaacatatcCACGTGTGCGTCGTTGTACTATTCATATAAAGTGTGGACACTGTCCTCTGCCAATTATCCAATTGGAATATCACTAAACAATTTTACCAAGTATTTTTTCATTTGGTCCCTTAACTTTTCGTTTTCCGCAAATAAGCCCTCTCCTGTCACTTTAAATAGTCCCTCTCCTGTAGGTTACATCtccacttaattttttttttagttatcCATTTTTCCACTTTCGGAATCTttcgaatttatttttttcccgAAATATTTATGGGGTATTTTTTTATACTATATGATAGGATACTCTCAATTAAtgtttcatttttaaaaataaaaaaaatctaaaaatattCATGACAATATACtgtactttttaaaatataataatatagaaTTATTTCTCATATGATAATAAACTGAAAATCAAATAATGATTGTATATTGTAATTTGAATTggatctaaaaaaaaaaatcatttgagaCTTGGAGGAATTCAATATTTTCAAACATGAAACAAACACAACATAAAATTTCTCTTGCTTTGATTGTAATAATTccatgaataaaaaaaatgtatttatttttattttgaagctCGAGACATACACGAACACGACAACGTAGGAGGACAGCAGTACTTTGCATGCCATTTCTCGGTACTTGCATTGGTtgctcaatttttttataatcatcatataaatcatacaccTTCGTGCGGGTTCCTGAAGTCGGcttgtccaaaattaagactAAAAAAATTGGAGAAAACGGAGAATGTCAAAGAACAAGTAGTTTAAATTAAGcaaatatgataaaaatatgCTTTAGAttgatatataaaataattatattatagtTCCAGCATAACAAAGTAAACTTTCATTAAAAATTGCCCATCATCTCCTCTCccatattttcaaataaaaaaacaagTCTAAAGTTAATTTATCATGTATCtaccaaaaaaaaatatgattacATGGATAAACCAACAAACACCTTATATAAAGAACAACATAATTAGCATACAATTTATCAGTCTTTCGTTTGGTACTTGACATCTCCTCCGACGCATGATTTCACCAAGTGCTTCAAACCCTTTTTAGGTGTTCTTTTCTCCGCTGAACTCGTCTCCATCTCTTCTTCCATCATCAAACATATCTACAACCACCgacatcaaatttttttttttatgaaattgaTACTATTGGATAAGAATATTCCatgtttttaataatttttcctTCTAAATATATAGTAAAAGACTCTTATGCTAACTTCATTTTACATGAATATAATTGATTTTGTACTTAAAATTCGAAGGACCCCTTCAAAATTCTAGTTTCCAACACACACAGGTATAGGTACTAGCAAACGACAGTGTTTTCGGCACCATAGAGTACTCCATGGCTCATGAAATGTTGGTGTCCTTACCTTGAAGAGACGATCCTCCGCGCGAACTAATCGTTCCATTAACGTTCCTTTTTGTTCGACTTCCATGATCACCTCGTCCAACGGACGACAATGGCTTTCTGGGGAGAACTCAACCGACGATGGCTGGCCATCGCTCGAACGAGTGGATGCACTCGAGCTCTTTGGAGAATGACTAATACTCCGAATGCCTTCCAATTGTTTTAGCTGAAAAAATTTAGATTATACGTATAAGATTATTTCTCTAAATTTACTAAAATCCTATTATCACATCAGCACCATGTTCTTCTCCATTTATTAAAGTGGCAAATAGCTGGAGGAACCCATAACTAAAATGACTTGTGTTTAGCTTAGTCTGTGAATACTTGTCCGGCGCCCAATTAAACTTAGCACATGTGATGTTTCATTTTCTAGCAATTCTCTTTCGTCCGGGCATTTTCAGGTTggtattatttttcaaaattctctATTTTGAATCTTAATTTCTAAATCATTAATGACGAGGTCtggctaaaaatattattttttatttaaaaaaaaattaaaaacacgaGGTTTTGAATCCCTTCACGTCCTACACCACAACCAACTTCTTGGATAAagaaaattaatgaaaataaaCGATTAAAGACTAATAATAAAGATAAATTTTAGGAAGAAGTGAACATGATCAGGATTAACAAGAACAAAATTAAACAATTGCATGTGCAGAGTGATTAAAAAAGATGAATTAATATTGTACTTACGA from the Primulina eburnea isolate SZY01 chromosome 3, ASM2296580v1, whole genome shotgun sequence genome contains:
- the LOC140828302 gene encoding uncharacterized protein gives rise to the protein MTAAEEPMLSRLNRLDDILKQLEGIRSISHSPKSSSASTRSSDGQPSSVEFSPESHCRPLDEVIMEVEQKGTLMERLVRAEDRLFKICLMMEEEMETSSAEKRTPKKGLKHLVKSCVGGDVKYQTKD